The Homo sapiens chromosome 6 genomic scaffold, GRCh38.p14 alternate locus group ALT_REF_LOCI_7 HSCHR6_MHC_SSTO_CTG1 genome includes a region encoding these proteins:
- the OR2H1 gene encoding olfactory receptor 2H1 yields the protein MVNQSSPMGFLLLGFSEHPALERTLFVVVFTSYLLTLVGNTLIILLSVLYPRLHSPMYFFLSDLSFLDLCFTTSCVPQMLVNLWGPKKTISFLGCSVQLFIFLSLGTTECILLTVMAFDRYVAVCQPLHYATIIHPRLCWQLASVAWVMSLVQSIVQTPSTLHLPFCPHQQIDDFLCEVPSLIRLSCGDTSYNEIQLAVSSVIFVVVPLSLILASYGATAQAVLRINSATAWRKAFGTCSSHLTVVTLFYSSVIAVYLQPKNPYAQGRGKFFGLFYAVGTPSLNPLVYTLRNKEIKRALRRLLGKERDSRESWRAA from the coding sequence ATGGTTAACCAAAGCTCCCCCATGGGCTTCCTCCTTCTGGGCTTCTCTGAACACCCAGCACTGGAAAGGACTCTCTTTGTGGTTGTCTTCACTTCCTACCTCTTGACCCTGGTGGGCAACACACTCATCATCCTGCTGTCTGTACTGTACCCCAGGCTCCACTCTCCAATGTACTTTTTCCTCTCTGACCTCTCCTTCTTGGACCTCTGCTTTACCACAAGTTGTGTCCCCCAGATGCTGGTCAACCTCTGGGGCCCAAAGAAGACCATCAGCTTCCTGGGATGCTCTGTCCAGCTCTTCATCTTCCTGTCCCTGGGGACCACTGAGTGCATCCTCCTGACAGTGATGGCCTTTGACCGATACGTGGCTGTCTGCCAGCCCCTCCACTATGCCACCATCATCCACCCCCGCCTGTGCTGGCAGCTGGCATCTGTGGCCTGGGTTATGAGTCTGGTTCAATCGATAGTCCAGACACCATCCACCCTCCACTTGCCCTTCTGTCCCCACCAGCAGATAGATGACTTTTTATGTGAGGTCCCATCTCTGATTCGACTCTCCTGTGGAGATACCTCCTACAATGAAATCCAGTTGGCTGTGTCCAGTGTCATCTTCGTGGTTGTGCCTCTCAGCCTCATCCTTGCCTCTTATGGAGCCACTGCCCAGGCAGTGCTGAGGATTAACTCTGCCACAGCATGGAGAAAGGCCTTTGGGACCTGCTCCTCCCATCTCACTGTGGTCACCCTCTTCTACAGCTCAGTCATTGCTGTCTACCTCCAGCCCAAAAATCCGTATGCCCAAGGGAGGGGCAAGTTCTTTGGTCTCTTCTATGCAGTGGGCACTCCTTCACTTAACCCTCTCGTATACACCCTGAGGAACAAGGAGATAAAGCGAGCACTCAGGAGGTTACTAGGGAAGGAAAGAGACTCCAGGGAAAGCTGGAGAGCTGCTTAA
- the OR2H1 gene encoding olfactory receptor 2H1 isoform X2 — protein sequence MLVNLWGPKKTISFLGCSVQLFIFLSLGTTECILLTVMAFDRYVAVCQPLHYATIIHPRLCWQLASVAWVMSLVQSIVQTPSTLHLPFCPHQQIDDFLCEVPSLIRLSCGDTSYNEIQLAVSSVIFVVVPLSLILASYGATAQAVLRINSATAWRKAFGTCSSHLTVVTLFYSSVIAVYLQPKNPYAQGRGKFFGLFYAVGTPSLNPLVYTLRNKEIKRALRRLLGKERDSRESWRAA from the coding sequence ATGCTGGTCAACCTCTGGGGCCCAAAGAAGACCATCAGCTTCCTGGGATGCTCTGTCCAGCTCTTCATCTTCCTGTCCCTGGGGACCACTGAGTGCATCCTCCTGACAGTGATGGCCTTTGACCGATACGTGGCTGTCTGCCAGCCCCTCCACTATGCCACCATCATCCACCCCCGCCTGTGCTGGCAGCTGGCATCTGTGGCCTGGGTTATGAGTCTGGTTCAATCGATAGTCCAGACACCATCCACCCTCCACTTGCCCTTCTGTCCCCACCAGCAGATAGATGACTTTTTATGTGAGGTCCCATCTCTGATTCGACTCTCCTGTGGAGATACCTCCTACAATGAAATCCAGTTGGCTGTGTCCAGTGTCATCTTCGTGGTTGTGCCTCTCAGCCTCATCCTTGCCTCTTATGGAGCCACTGCCCAGGCAGTGCTGAGGATTAACTCTGCCACAGCATGGAGAAAGGCCTTTGGGACCTGCTCCTCCCATCTCACTGTGGTCACCCTCTTCTACAGCTCAGTCATTGCTGTCTACCTCCAGCCCAAAAATCCGTATGCCCAAGGGAGGGGCAAGTTCTTTGGTCTCTTCTATGCAGTGGGCACTCCTTCACTTAACCCTCTCGTATACACCCTGAGGAACAAGGAGATAAAGCGAGCACTCAGGAGGTTACTAGGGAAGGAAAGAGACTCCAGGGAAAGCTGGAGAGCTGCTTAA